The segment GAGTATCAAGGGATTAGAGAGTGGACAGGAGCTCATCACAACCGACTTTCAGACGGGGTTGGTCAAACGAAGCATGCTGGGAGGTAGTATCAGAGGTGGATTTGTTAGGGGAATCGGAGACTGGATTCTCACAGGACTGGTTTTTATCATCATGACAGTCGTCCGCGGGGATATGGACAACAAGGTGCGCAAATGGGGCCGACAATTTGGCAGCACGGGCATGAAGGAAGACAAGGGTCCAGCTTAGGACTGGCTCAACCATTTGGCCGATTTCCCCTTTGTTTGTGTTACTCGTTCCGTCAAAGATTGAATGACGCTCTAGTCCCATAATAATCACCCGTATTACCGATATAACGACGTTTGCTATCATCACCCGAGCCAATTTCCCTGTGCCTTTCTGCGTGTCGTCAAATGCACTTGAACGAGACGTGGATCCTACCATACAAAGCCCTACAAAGTTTCCCTGAGATATTCATCACCGCTTCAACACGGTTTTGACGAGGCAGTCTGTTCAAGGCAACTAAACACTGCAGCCTTGTATGTTGCAAAGAATCCTTGACACTACTAGAATGCCTAGGCAGGTGGTCAGCCACCATGCTCATGCTGTGGAACAAATCTTACAGGTTGCCTTAAGACTGGCACTTTTGTACTACAACACGAGGCCAGTCGCTGCTGCCCAAGGTACTGGGATGTTATATGCATGTAAGCATCAGCATCTCCACGCCTACTACCCCGTACCCGCACGATACGAGCATGCTCAGATGGTCAGCATTGGCAGCAAAACAAATACCTCAGTTCATATTGATGTCGTTTTTCGCGATACTTTTGCACTGTCAGACTTGTCAGATTGGTCAGACGGCAGGCAAAATATTTTGGGTAGGATGTGCAGATGGTGGCGCTTCAGGGGTTTAAGGCTCTGGTAGGTTGGGACGCTCTGCCTGGCCCCCAAGTCTCTGATACCGGACTGTCGAAATGGGTTTTGATCATAGGACGATCGTCGCGTGGTAGGCGCCGTCGTACAGTAGGGCCCGCCACGCGCACGGAATACTCTGTACTACGACTGCGGTCGCAGTCCATGTCAGATCTCCGCTGTGAAACCACGGGGCCCCATGCTGGTGATGCAAGGGGGAGGAGGTTATTCAGTGGGGGCTAGATCCGCCTGCCAACAAGACCTGGGCGTCCGAGGCCATCATCAGGTTATTGTTCTCACTGCACGTGGGAGGATGAGCAGGCTGTTGAACCAGGCTGCTGATTCCTCTGCAAACAAGTGTTTCTTGCGCGTCTCGTTGATGTTGCTATTTGTGGCTGTTCCAGGCACCATCCGGCAATCCTGAGCCTAGGGGCTTCCAATGCGATTCTATGGTGGAGATGTGTATTCGCTGTGGTTTGGCCAGTATACACGTATTTGGAAGAGATAAGAAGTCTGTTTCCACGGAAAACATGTCTGCCCTTTTACGTGGTTTATTTTGCCATGACTCTATACCATCTCCCCGTGTTCAGCTATTCCCTGAGTCTTTTACTTGATAAGAACGAGTTACCATGTATCCGGAAGCAACACTCCTAAGAATCGCCGTGTACGCCACTGGCCTCGGTGTcgtatatgtatgtatacatCATGACATCTCTTACCATGGCGTAAATCTTTTGACATTGAAACAAGGTTGTGTCCCTCGCTCTCTACCGGCTTCTACTCCATCCGTTGAGTAAATATCCTGGCCCATTCACAGCCAAGCTCTCCGATTTATACGGCGCCTTCTATGCCTTCCATGCGGTTCTTCACGAGAGAACGCTAGACGACCACGCCAGATATGGTAGGCCCTTTTCATGCCCGAAAGACAAAGCAGCACTTTGTACTAATGGCTATGAACTCTAGGCCCGGTAGTGAGGCATGGACCTAACAAATTGGTCTTTAGCTCGGTCAAGGCTTTGCGAGGTAAGATCACGCCAACACATTGAACCCGGGACATGTAATTTCTGAATACCAACGTCTCAGATATCTACCAAAACAACAACGTCACCAAATCCAGGGCGTACCTGATATCCCAGCGAGCACCCGGCGTCTACGGCCTCTTCAACGCCATCGACCAATCCCTGCACCAGAAAAAGCGCAAACTCGTCGGGAGGGCTCTGGCCCCGAAATCCCTTCAGGCATTCGAGCCCGTCCTCATTCAGCAGATCGACATCTTCATACAACAACTACAAAGGCACTGCGGCCCAGACGGCCGCCCAGTCAACATGACCAGCCAGACCAAGTATCTGTTCGTCGATGTCATGGGCCACCTCCTGTTCAAATACCCCCTCAACCTGCAAACCGAACCGACGCACCGGGTCCTGTCATACTCCCGggccaacttcttcttcaacatcgGCATGCAGCTCCCGTCCCTGGTGGCCCTGCGCCTATGGGCCCTACAGTCGCTCTGGTCCGTCATCAGCAGGAAGCGCTACCTCCGGACGCTGCAGAAGATCATCCTCGCCCGTCTCGCGCAGGGCCCGCACGTCAAGCAGGAACTTCTTTACATGTCTGCCAAATCGGCCATTCCCCACGACGACAAGGAGTGGGTGTGTGACGTGCAGACCGAAGCGGTTTGGCACATGCTCGCCGGTCAGTGTTTTGCCATTTATTCGAGAGATGTTCTGTTCTGACGCGCATACAGGCAGCGACACGACGTCGACTACGCTCAGCGCTTTATTCTTCTACCTGGCCCGCAACCCGCGGTGCTACGGGCGACTCCGGCGCGAGATTCGCTCCGCGTTCGCTGAAGACGGGGATATCCGGAGCGGCGCGGCGCTCGCGAGCTGCGTCTACTTACGCGCGTGCCTGGACGAGACGCTCCGCATGTCGCCGGCGATTCCGGGCACGCTCTGGCGGGAAGAGGTGTCTGGgcccgaggccgaggcgaggAAGCTCGTTGTGGACGGCCATGTGATTCCGCGGGGGGTGCATGTCGGTGTCAACACGTACTCTTTGCTTCATAACGAAGAGTACTTTCCGGAGCCGTTTGTTTTTAGGCCTGAGCGCTGGCTGGACGCGGCGTCTGGGCAGGCGGATAGGGAGGCGTTTGCGCCGTTTTCGCTGGGCGCGCGCGGGTGCCTGGGTAAGGGTGTCGCTTACTTGGGGACCAGTCTTGTTGTGGCCAAGACGTTGTGGCACTTTGATTTCGAGGAGTCGCTGGGATGTGAAGTGCAGCAGGGTCGGAATGGGGACGAGTTTCATATTCGTGACATGTTTTCTGCTGTGCATGACGGGCCTTATTTGACGTTTCGTGAGGTTGGTCGTGGAGGGGAGtgacttggtcttgtcggGCTGAGGAGATGAGGCTTGTGTATGTGGTCGGTAGGGCTCTAGATATTCAGATGATGGGGAACGCTTTGTACGTATTTAGATGACGACTCAATATTGATATTTCACTGTAATATGGAGCGTTTTCTATTCCGTGCATGATCCTTCAAATTCTCGTTTGGATGAGTGCTTCCTTCTCAAGTGAGAAGCGAACCTGATCCCGATCCCTACCCTATAGCATTATGTCAGTTTGACATGAGACGTGTTCCAGACGAGGAATATGGGCTCGAGGAATATGCCATAGATTGGCGACATGAATGTGTGAATTGCATTCTGTCCCAATTTACTCCAAGAGTATCTCAACTGGTGAACCGAGAAGCCACCACCGGGCACCAATTTGTTCGACGTCGTCTTCAGTCAGCCTAAGACCCTGCAGACATGGAAGTGGCATGTCAACGAGGCCTATCGATACATATGTAAGTCTTCCCTGCAATAGCATCCTGAAGGAACCATCACACGCGCGATGCAACTCTCACCCTCTCGAGCCAAACCACCTCTACCCATCTATTTTCGAAATCACCCCTCCGCCGATCTCTTACATCAACTCTCTGAATCTGCCTCGAAAGCAGGAGCTGAACCTCCCGCCCGTAGCATCGACTCCGGGCGGATACATCCAGAAAAGAAACAACATGGACAGTGGGGGCTGTCAGCACAGGAATGTACACTTATAGGCTCCCATCCGCAAGAGTGCTTTCGACGTTTGTTTCAGCGAGACTCAGGTGCTGGCAGGCAGTCAGCGTAGCATTCATGTATACCAAGACCAGGGCGATGGATCGACGCTTCAACCTATTGCCTTTTATTCGTTGGAAACCACGCTCCCCAGACCTGGATAAGCTTCTTGGCGAGCGGTCAGCAACTAGCCATATGCGGTAGCCTGCAGAGTTGTGGGTTCGGTGAGGATTGCAATTTGCGCCCGTATACAAAGCTCCCAGATTGGCGGGCAGGAGAGCAGGCTGCGCATAGAGTGTGGTAGAGGTAACACCAGACGAAACAGGTCTTTTGAGTGATTTGCTGTTCTAGTCGTGTCTATTTGAGGGTGAACTAAATTCTGACAAGGGAGAGAAAATTGCTATAGATGTTGCTGATCGCGATTTGAAGGTGTGGCGTTTTGCAGCTACTTTTGGATGCGTCTCCCGGCGGCAGggatgtactccgtaccttgaCTTGAGCCTTGATTAGATTGTACGAGGTTCTGGAAGGCACACCATATAATTGATGTTCTTTTCTGTCGCCAGGTCTCAGTGAGTAGTTTTTGGGGGCGCAGCGATTCCCCTGGTTGGTGTCATCTGTAATGGGGGGAAGTGGCGCTTGTAAGACCAGCTATAGATGAGACTCGGAGCCAGCAGTTGACTAGCTGCAGTAGACTATTCCTCTGATGAGTTTATGGATGATATGTCCTCGTTAAGCCCACGAGTTGCTTCACAACACACAGTCCCCAAGATATCCGCCTACAATGGATGAGGTTGTAAATCTAAGCGTGGGAGCCGTCATGGCCGTGCTAGCAAtcgtggccgtcgtggcGCGCTTTTACGCGCGCCATTCCAGGAAAGCCAAGTTGCAATGGGACGACTGGCTCATCGTGGTGTCGCTGGTTGCCATGATTGCGACGGACATTCTGGCTATATGCGGTTTGGAAAACCCTCCCCTTGTCCTCCAAACCATCCATCAACACAACTCCTGAGCAACATGAAGATTAACACTTCTCCCAGCCATCACCGGCAATCCTACGGGCCCTGAAACGGCCACCGTCGTGACTGATACGCACGAGTACGCCCCCGAGGACGTCTTGTACACCAAGCTGAGCTGGGCTACAACGGTCATATATTTTGCCATAACGTCGACCACAAAGCTCTCCATCCTGCTCATGTATAATCGGCTCTTCTCAGTGGACGAGCGGTTCCGCCGAATCGTCATGATACTCTCTGTGCTCGTGGTAGGCTTCTGGGTAGGATGCACAGTCGCCGACTTGACCAACTGCGTTCCCATGGAATACGTATGGATCAACAGCCTGTCCGACCCGCGGTACtgcttcaacttcaacatctACTGGTTCGCCAGCGGCGTCTGCGAGGCCCTGATTGATACTCTGATCTTGCTGTTGCCCATCAAGGTCGTTCTCGGACTGCAGCTCGGCCTGAAGCAAAAGGTTGCTGTGGGGTCAGTGTTCCTCCTAGGTGCATTGTGAGTAAACGTGCTTTGACTTCTGTATAACCCCCCAACCAAGGCTAAACATGAGTGAAAAGCGTCATCGTATCCGGCTTGCTCAAGACTAGCTTCGGATATATCCCAGGAAGCCGCCAGCCTTCTTTTTCCAGGACGCAGCTGTGGACATCGGTGCACTGTGGCACGGGCATCATCTGCGCCTGTCTTCCCATTTGCTGGCCGCTATTCGGGCGCCTGTGGAAATTGCACCTACCGTCATGGCCGGGTGCTTTGCAGATCCGGGAGTATTGGTACAGGCTCAGGGGCGAGCACTCGGCAGAGAAGTCGAGGAAGCCTTCGGGGGCGAGTGATGGGGAGTTCCAGCTGTCCAACAACTTTACCAGCCGGGGGTTTACGGTGTCGTTTGGTGGCATTCACGAGGAGCAAGTATACCGTGAAGACTACTCGACAGTGTCTCACGTTCCACATCGCAAACACTCTGTGTCTGCCGTGTGAGGTGGCGATGCTGCATTGATGGTAGGAGAGTGTCGTAGTGTGAGGATTTTGGCAGGGACCTTTGCACGCACAATATAAAGTTCGTCATCGCTGAATAGATTTGATTACTTTTGAAAGACTCAATGTCTTGTAGATGCCATCACTCTCAAGGTGGATGGGAGGAGTGCCGGGAATGGAGATGGACTTGTCGCTTGGATTGGGTGCTGGACTCGCCCTCATGGCACCAAGAGAAGACTCAGAAGACAATCAACGTCAGTTCTTACTTCTCCGCAAGATGACTCAAGTGCTAGGtaatacctacctaggtggGTAGATGTGTTGGTAGCaaaagtacggagtagctgaTGCAGATTTGTCTGAGGCGTTTGAAGTTGGGGGTGGCTGAGCTGCTGATGGAggagtttttttcttcttcttttttttgttggaCGTGATGGTTACATTTGAGAAccgagacaaaaaaaaaaggcacgCTGACGCACAACACACAGGGCTGGTGAGAAATGACGAAGCTGCCTGGCCGCCGGAAATCATCCACTGAGCTTGTGCATCTTGACCCCCAGGCCTGTGGTCTGGTCCAATtagcagcacttgaggcgtCTGGCCTGTTCAGCAAGTGCACCCGCCGACTCCTCAATTAATGtctaggtacggagtactccgtgcttgGGTACCTGGCAATTTCCCAATTCCCATTCGATTGCCATGCCTCGAGGCTGGTGGCACTCTGCACCTAGAGCTCGGTGCCTTGCGACACGTCAAGCAATCATGCATCCGCGCAATTTAACCATGTTTGATGCCCCGTCCTTGCATGTAGAATGGAGGGTGACTTGCTGATGCTTTCAGGCTCCAATATGCGGGTGGTTGTCTGTTGAGGCAGTACCATGTCGCACGGGCCTGATTCGTTCTTTCCCTGCCTTGTGTATTCCGGTACCTGAGAACTCCTCTCGTAGCAAAGAGACATTGACAATATTTCCATGTCGGCGCCCTCCCCGAGGAAATAaaatcttggccatcttctcTCCGAGAGCTCTCACAACAACATCTTCTCACCATTGCCTTCCATCATGCACAATCCAGCCGCAGCGTGGGCCCGGATGGCCTTGCTGGGATTGCTTCCCGCCTTGGCATTCGCGCTACACAGATTCAATGCGCTTGAGGCCATCACGAGTTTCTACACAGGCCCAGGCAGCTACAGCCGCATCCTGGCCACTGTGCTCTTGGCCCTGAACTGGAAGAGCCTGCCTTTGGCCTGGAATGTATGGATATAGATGTGCACACAAATCTGCCAAGCAAGGGCAAAAAACTGACATTTCTCCCCCCACGCAGGTCCGGATATGGCATGCCATGATCTTGCACTTGTTCGTTCGCGAATTCCATGCCCACACGCCCGACAAGCTCTTCCACCCCATCATCAGCGAGTCGCACGCATCCATAGGCGAGATTGACTACCGTCTGCACAAGTCAAACTCGACCTACCTCGCCGACCTCGACATCAGTCGCTCGCATCTCGTCTCGCATCTCGTCGCCCGCGCCGGCCATCTGGCCGCGAGCAATGCCAAGACGCGCCTGGTCATGGACCCGTCCAATCCGTCCAAGCCCGCCCGAGGCTCCTTCAATATCGGCATAGGCGGCGTCCACTGTTCGTTCAAGAGGGAGATCAAGCCCTTCCAAAAGTACGAGATGTGGTCCCGCATCTTGTCCTGGGACCGAAAGTGGCTATATATAGCCACCCACTTTGTCGAGAAGGGAGCCGTGCTGCCGCGGTCCTGGGACGCACACAATTGCGGCCGGACGAGATCCAGCCCCGGAAAACCCCAGGACTGGGAAAAGAAGATTTTCGCCACCGCCGTCACCTCGTACGTGTTTAAGCTTGGCCGGCTGACTATCCACCCGGCTATTATGCTCGGGGCGAGCGGCCTTTTGCCGGAGCGTCCAGGGGGGTGGACTTTggccgacaatggcgaaaGCCCTACGTCGGGGGATATCGTCGGTGCCGACGAACTCGGTGACGTCCAGACGCCCGAGTGGACGTGGGAACGGACCGAGAAGGAACGCAGGAGAGGCTTGGAGTATGCGCGACACTTTGCTGCCATGGATGATCTGCACGGCTGGTTTGACGGTGGTGAAGACGGGGCGCTGGGTCGTTTCTTTTTGGGCTAGCTTCTGAAACGTTCCATCAGCCATACAACTATCTGGTTGCTGCTACATCTCATCTTGGAAAGATTGAGTTGCTTGGATTGGTTTTGGAGGATAATGTAGGGAGTCGAGTTGACAGAGGTCGTGTGTTAGCGACTTAACACACACACAGAGTACTTATTTTAGTGTAGTTTTGTAGTTTTTAGTAAATTTTAGGGTGGTATTatttagtataataagttataactatattataatatattaaatatgttagtataattaatattatattatagtttattagTTTCGCCGGCGcgtaaagttataaattaccttttaagctagtaggtttaatatattataatacgtatatatagtattttcttatattatatattactattaattAAGCCAGGTATAACTCCTGATTATACTACTAGTAGGTCCCGGCAACTagctagcctttttttattttttttattaataatttcaTAGTTTACTTGTCGAggttattttataatagctttagttattattattataaaagtaaattaactttatacttGAATTTATAGTAAATTATAgtaaaaacctaaaatacttatatatataatctatttataaagttttacttatattttaattttttttttaaattattaactt is part of the Metarhizium brunneum chromosome 4, complete sequence genome and harbors:
- the apf7_2 gene encoding Cytochrome P450 monooxygenase apf7 — protein: MYPEATLLRIAVYATGLGVVYVVSLALYRLLLHPLSKYPGPFTAKLSDLYGAFYAFHAVLHERTLDDHARYGPVVRHGPNKLVFSSVKALRDIYQNNNVTKSRAYLISQRAPGVYGLFNAIDQSLHQKKRKLVGRALAPKSLQAFEPVLIQQIDIFIQQLQRHCGPDGRPVNMTSQTKYLFVDVMGHLLFKYPLNLQTEPTHRVLSYSRANFFFNIGMQLPSLVALRLWALQSLWSVISRKRYLRTLQKIILARLAQGPHVKQELLYMSAKSAIPHDDKEWVCDVQTEAVWHMLAGSDTTSTTLSALFFYLARNPRCYGRLRREIRSAFAEDGDIRSGAALASCVYLRACLDETLRMSPAIPGTLWREEVSGPEAEARKLVVDGHVIPRGVHVGVNTYSLLHNEEYFPEPFVFRPERWLDAASGQADREAFAPFSLGARGCLGKGVAYLGTSLVVAKTLWHFDFEESLGCEVQQGRNGDEFHIRDMFSAVHDGPYLTFREVGRGGE
- the SAT4_5 gene encoding Satratoxin biosynthesis SC1 cluster protein 4, producing the protein MDEVVNLSVGAVMAVLAIVAVVARFYARHSRKAKLQWDDWLIVVSLVAMIATDILAICAITGNPTGPETATVVTDTHEYAPEDVLYTKLSWATTVIYFAITSTTKLSILLMYNRLFSVDERFRRIVMILSVLVVGFWVGCTVADLTNCVPMEYVWINSLSDPRYCFNFNIYWFASGVCEALIDTLILLLPIKVVLGLQLGLKQKVAVGSVFLLGAFVIVSGLLKTSFGYIPGSRQPSFSRTQLWTSVHCGTGIICACLPICWPLFGRLWKLHLPSWPGALQIREYWYRLRGEHSAEKSRKPSGASDGEFQLSNNFTSRGFTVSFGGIHEEQVYREDYSTVSHVPHRKHSVSAV